In a single window of the Bufo bufo chromosome 5, aBufBuf1.1, whole genome shotgun sequence genome:
- the LOC121002063 gene encoding zinc finger protein 777-like has translation MISVRFDDVAVFFTEDEWRCLEEWQKELYKDVMKENYQSLVYVDQPEILSRIERGEDPCIRAQETHAENPAHTDRSDRGEEELDMELQIDCPEELLEDVENQPQWDMLDILIFLDELFDL, from the exons ATG ATCTCTGTCCGGTTTGATGACGTTGCAGTGTTTTTCACGGAGGATGAGTGGCGGTGTCTGGAGGAATGGCAGAAGGAGCTGTACAAGGACGTGATGAAGGAAAACTACCAGAGCCTGGTGTACGTGG ATCAGCCGGAGATCCTGTCCAGGATTGAGAGGGGAGAGGATCCCTGTATCAGGGCACAGGAGACACATGCAGAAAACCCCGCCCACACAG ACAGAAGCGACcgaggagaggaggagctggacatGGAGCTGCAGATAGACTGCCCAG AGGAGCTCCTGGAAGATGTGGAGAACCAGCCTCAGTGGGACATGCTGGACATACTGATATTTCTGGACGAGCTCTTTGACCTGTAG